tttttgtattgtgagaaaaaattacactcgccGTGTATATAGTCGTAAGTTATTGTATTATTGTATTATAAAGTGAAGAAAAAGGgttgtataatttatttatttactttttttttttagtaaattaccaaccatttttttgtaatgtaaaTGCGCTAATTATTGAGattattattgaattatttCCGTAATTGATGAAGTACAAACCCATATTTAttaatgttctttttttctcttttttgtttttcatcgtgaatgtatattttatgtaattttaggtaatgaattttagtaaattgttGAAACCatgtgtagaaaattttttagagggtTGTCAAATTTACGATGGTGTATGTATGTACGAAGTTGCGATATGTATACTGTTTCGTTTTAttcgttcgattttttttttgttttttttttcttgaatgtCTGCTCGCCTGTGTATATAGGTATGTTAATGTTAAGCGAGTCGGACGAGTTTAAAAAACCTATAGTAAATATTGAtacttgtatttttaattttaaaagaaaaagtgGAAGAACTGATTCATGTTTGTACAttgtattgttttattttactattaaaaaaattatgtttacgtgcgagtttttatttttagtgaaaatgatTGAGTTTTGGACTGTCAGTTTTGCTTAAAacctggaaattgaaaaaaaaaaaaacagaaattagaGGTTGAAACGTCTGATCCGAGCATTCGAGCATATtggaattgaaataattttatgttTTGGCACAACGAATTTCGATTTCTCCTCGTAATattcattattttgcaaaaactgaGAAACCCCATCTTTAATGATCGTTTGTTCGATCAATTTAGCTTTAATAAACGAGATATAGtcggaataaaaaatttttagtcacGGTCGAAATAGTTGCCTACGTGATTTTTTGCTGgggtattattaatttttcaccagacaaaaatccatttttattaGGGCTATTTTTGAGATGGATTTTTAGTGAGTATCTTGAGGCCTCTGATCACGGTTTTGGTGTTGATATTACGTTTGGATGAGGTTTTATGCTTATTTGAGTAACGTTAATTGCGAATTTATGGTGGTTGCGGTGTTTTGAGGaagtcaaattcaaaattattctctgaGGTCgactttttatgaattttctggTTTTCTGAGTTGAAAAAGTCAATGTGGTGACAAAATGTGcggatttttaaatattttgggtCTTTTTAACGTACCTTCCTTTTCCTCATCCCCTCACTGATCggctcaaaaatattatttatttactaaatgtctctcaaaagttgaaaaaaagcgtgttttgtaaaaaaaaaacaaaaaacaataaaaacaacatTGATACCTACATTATTGCTATtgactgaattttgaaaaaaaaaaacaatttcaagtacctataattttctcaaaaatgtaattttttcaccaaaatgaaaccatattttgactttttgaggaAAACACTACTCAGTTTGAAgctcatcaattttaaaaaaataaaaaaatgaagtaatcaTTACAAATTTGAAGTCATTTGGTGTTAATGAGGAACAAATTGGGAAGCTTAGCTTCAATATTGTGTGaggcatcaaaatttacatgtTTTTGAACCTTCTCAGAATGAATCTGAGGAGGAAGTACTCAATTTGGAATTGAGCTAAATTATCAATCATATGACAACAagaatatataggtacctattttggaaaCTTCTCATCACGAATTCAATATCATTTTGGCGCTAAGATCGACAGGAGCTTTTACTCTAGGGAGTACGAAATTTAGATTTGAGCTCAATTATCATGTAAGATGgcaaattacacatttttgaaccCTCCCAGCACGAATTTGATATCACTTTGACATTAAAACCTGACAGTGCTTCATCTAtgaagaagaaagaaaacaatAACAGAAGTTACTTacctaatttataaaattaaaaattgaaaaaaattcatcgtaatcactcaaatttcaataagaaaaaaaatcaatacaaaataatttttttaaaaaggtataatttggccaaattaaaaaaaaaattaatgcagaataattttgaaaaatttcaatttaacaacaaacaaaatcaatttcaaataatttttgattaaaaaaaaaaaaaaaaaaaacagttgcttatagagaataataatttttatttattcccccctccccccccaaaatgaaCGCTCAAAAGGAAGACTTTTTGTCACTTAATGAGCTATACCGTGCAGCAAGAAACAATTATAGTTCACGTACTATAGTCGTTTTAAACGAGGTAAGCCGCAATACATTTACCAACTTAAGAAAAGTGATGTCATATCACATtgatctatttttaaattttcaacatgtaaATATGTAACTCGTATACTTACCCCATAGATTGTTCATCAACTATACCGATGAAAGTTTGTTTAATTCTactaaatttgaaatgaatcttCAAGCTTcgtctttcaaaaaaacattcccATCGAAGAATATATATATTCGATAATGTGTACTTAGTAATTTTACGATTATGATTTTTTACGTAAAGATAGTGATCtcagattgatttttttactcgtttttgtgttatttttagGCTATGAAAAGctttacatacctacctacagtttATGGTGAGTAACTGTAGCTTATTACATACTCGTAGAATAACTTTTAAAACACCTAGTCTTGTAacataaatacaaatatgaaatgTGTTAGATTATTATACATgcattcatttttaataaattatttgcaGTTATATATCGTGTTTGGATTGGTTTTTAAATATGATTGAGAGTGCCCCCAAATCGATGCTCGATGTATTCAtgaagtaataatttttaaccaGTTATATATGCACCTAAACCTATACTATCTATCTATTTATTGAGTATTTTCGTGACAGATAttgtatattatgtatttgtaatggttttatatacctacttgggTAGTCTAGAAGTTTTCGCATCTTCATCGTGAATAGGTATTTAATACGGGGTTTTGTTTTATATTGTTCACAGTAGCAGCGACGATGAGGAAGATGATCATGATCAAATTTATCACTTGCGAAAAAGTATGCTTGTAGTGTGTATGTTAGTAATGATGATGATGGCAATTTTGATTACTCTACCCCATATCGACGATTTCATTTATGAAATGTTAGTTGGTGAATACGAAGATGAAAGTGATGATGAAAACGAGCACCGTCAGCCTCAGCATTGACTCGAGCATACCtacaaaatgataaaacatctcggaaggtataggtataggtaatacgCTGAAAACAATTACCTAAAACACATTGTTACCGCtcttcacttgaaaaaaaagtaagcgGATTTCTCTGAGCAGTAAGTAACGGATttgatctgaattttttttcttttttcaaaaccaggAAGACTCTTAgaatagtctaccacaaaatttgtAGCGGTCCAATTCCAAAACTACGGGTACCACAGTGGTTCAAAAGtctcaaaatctcaatttttggtcaatttcacaaaaataaaaaaaatactagaaaaaatgaaaaaatgtacctgaATGATTGATTtccataatattattttaagcATAAAAAAGTCATAGGGTCCTAGGGTATTTTTTGGCTTCACAAAAAAAGTAGGAAAGTCTCCTCTTCTaggaaaattttataccatGGATTGGATAAGTAAGTAGTACATATGTTTTTTGTTCGAGTTAgaattctgaataaaaaaaataaaatgaataattctgaaaaaatatcaaaattcaaaatgttatttttgaaagtttgacatgAAATCATTCTTTtaattaatgtaattttttaaaacccagatttattattatttttttgacattttcgaaAGTCCGACATATTAATTAATCaataattaggtataggtacctattacgaATTCGAAGATCgcttttcttcaagttttcaagaGTGATATTATGTAAATCAGAATGTCAGAAATTggccattttaattttttttgtttccgaAAGTCTGACACAATGTGAATAAATcatcgtatttttttgattaaatttttttccaagttttatgTAGAATTCAGACATTAAGAATTCAACAATTGACGGGTCTCTTTGAAGAACAACCATTGTCCATGAAATGAAAGGctgaattcgggaaattgaaattagattcTGGTGCTGATGATTGTTCTCCAAAGTCCAAATttgctaaataaaaaaaacttcaataagtaagaatttaaaattttttaaaaatattgcttGTTTGCCTTTGAAAATGTAGACTATGAATATTCTTTAAACAAAATCCTTGtttcacgaaaaaaacaaaaaaggttcaaatttaattttaaaatgatataattatttcatcgtttgtttcgtgaaatttattttttaaaaattacacttttaaaaaaattcctaattacttaatttttaactggttttgacaaaaaaattaaaaaattaaaaaaaataaaaaagtgtcTAAAACAGTGAATTAATGATTcctataatttttcagaaattttcctgcctaaaaaattctattttggaCGCACAGTCTTGAAATCGTGCCCCAACTCCGAGAAACTCAAATTCTGACTAGAACAGCCAATTCCCATTTCCCAAATTTGTTGCTGCCTCATcgcatttttcgatcattttcgGGATATAGAAGTTAAGgttcaaaaaatacctaggcacgttatttcaacttttttctcacggaattggccaaaaattaaagttttcagACCTATGGACCCTTGTGGGACCCGAAATTTTAGGATTGGACTACTACAacttttgtggtagactattcTAAGAGTCtttctggttttgaaaaaagaaaaaaatttcagatcaaatcCGTTACTTACTGCTCAGTGCTCACTCTCGAAGTtctcttgtcaaaaaaagtgaaaaaaaaaaggtatacaATACAACGATAACGAacggttttttttggcaagatgtCGTCGTCAACACAATCACTcgactagaaaaaaatcacaacttgatttttttgaagcattcagcgaaattttaaatcgcactggaggggttaaaaaaataaactcctatAGGACGCTATCTCGACCATTATGGGAAATTATTGTGAAATTCCAGAAATgttagaataaaaataaactttgtaCCTCCAGATAACGATTTTAAATtcctgaagaaatttgaaaactcgttggaggcttcaaaatggtcAACTTGCGAGTGTTTTTGAGTCCGGTATTTACGTAGATCTGCTAGGCAATctttccagcaaaaaaaaaccactcgttATAACcttcttcagaaattttattttttttcacttttttctggaatttacaaaatttgtcaacaatttACTTTTCAACTATATTTCCTGGAATTTCGCTGTAACCACCTAAAATGATCTAGAGGGTGCCTAAAAAGCATCGACCAATATTATAGGATCCAAAGTTAATTTCCAATCCATCGAGTGacagatttataatttttggagaaaattgaaaaatcattcgaggctccaaaatggctcaaaactaaTTGAATCATGTGTTCATATCGGTTCTCTCagcttaaaaaatttatatttcatgaaaaaatgaaaaaataaaaccttgcccttaaaactgtttttttgaattttcaaattttgtttaaaatttcaaaatgaactgTAGCattagaaattttacttacGAGGGTTTTAGGatatgctttttcgatctagctcggTTTCGTATTTGTTTAAATCAGAGGCCGCctattcaaaaagtttcattcatTTAGCATCAATGGTTGGAAAAATGCTAACTATCGAACCGAAGTGAAGATGaacatgagaaaaaatgtcACGCTAGCTTGACCTTTTCCCTTGAACtaggaaaatcagaaaatcaatttctttcaaTGTAATGTTTCTCATGTTTTCTTTACTGCTGGAATTCTATTTCATCTCCTATTCTGtccttgaatttcaaaaaagtattttgtaattttattttattcaatacagGCATATAAACGCACAATTATACCACCAATACTAGACgcgaaaagtgcgtttttatgAGCGactaaatgaaacgaaaataatgTTCACATTATTGTCCTAGGAAAATAATAAACATTCATTACGTGGCCGCACTGCTTGAATCCTATTGTTTGGGATGACGCGGAAGGTGACGAAGTCCGATTATTACGGGGAAAAAATTGTAGCAGAAACAGGAGATTAGCGTTGTCGAATATCCGGATACTCGGAAATTCGGATTTCTCCAAAATCATCATCCGGATATCCGGATGCATCCGGATTGTCGCTATCATTCCGAGTTTTCTCTTGCGATGAAGTGataagcgatttttaaattttgaaaaaattcattctgtggATTTTTCACAACCTTATCTTTTGTATTTGGCATATCCGAGTGCAATCCGGGTATCCGGATACACTTCGGATCCGGATTAATAATTCGTTTGTATCCGGATGCATCCGGATATTCGACATCGCTACAGGAGATCCTCCACCTCCACGCCCTAAGCTTGTTTTCCTTTAATCATTTCGGCTAcacactttatctgcgagtatgCACTACGCATACTTCGGTTGTCGTGTCGACTCATAAAAACGCTTCTTCACGTCTAAACATTGATGGTATAATTGTGTATATTTATATGCatgtattgaataaaatacattacacacacaagttcaaaaaatgtgggtGATTATAAACTCGTACGCGAATTGCAgtcctcgccttcggctcgtccTGCAATTCGCACTCGTTTATAATCACCCACATTATTGAACTTGgtatgtaatatactattacgtAATACACACTCGTAATCTCATCATTACACCTCTGTCACTAGATGCAAAATGTACGTCATTATGAGCGACCTAATGCCGGGTCAAACACGTACGTAATAGCCGTATTATGTACGTGGTGTTATGTGGCAACACCGCGAAACTCCTCATTACGTACGCGTTACGTTTGGACATAATTTAACTGGTGAAGTTTGGTTAGTTTGGTCACTCGTAAAgacgcacattttttgcatctaaacaacagaagtgtaaaatggtgaggttacgagtgtttattatgtaaagcaCCTTACATTACGCGATTAATAAAGTGTGTGATTATGAACTCGAGCAAAGTTACAGCGCTCGTCTTCGACTCGCGCAGTAACTTTGCACTCGTTCATAATCACCCACATTATTAAtctagtaatgtaatgtactattaGACTCGTGCAAGACGAATATTCCAATGTGATTTTATATTGTTGAAAAGTGTTGAGCTCAACGTTGAGTGTACCTTGAATTGTATTTTCTCCAAGTACTTTTGAGTAATTGAAAGCAAATTTTGGCTCATGAACTCGATAAATTTTACGTGattcatttttgtttgtttgttttttcttgtATGTATTATAAATGTActttacctatgtatttatattttgaattgaaataattgtttcgtttctactgaaaaaaataaaataaaatttcaatttacgtgtttcattttttaaataaccaaTAAAATACCAAAGACGCGACACTCTATCAATAAAATCCACATCGAAACGAATAAGCATCTTTTCGCCATAACTTTTTATTCGTCTAAATAAATCACAAGCAAAATATAGTAAACCATGTAAGATAATACATATtaacgtcgagaaaaaaaagcaacattcACAAAAGAATATTCTGAAAACTACAtgctaaaaataataaaacaaatcgTAATAAGAAACAACAAAATCATACACGTTTCAGATATTTGTAATATAGCgataaaaataatccaaaaaagaaaaaacaataaaaaaataaaacagttcGGATGGCAAAAATATGGCAATTGCGTTACATCGAGTATAAATTAATCTAATACAATATATAAGGAGCATTAAGTATTATGACGCTAATTGAGATACACAGTTGCAaataaggttgaaaaaaaggtacgtaagatttttaaaaaatatatataacgCGAGTAAAAAGTAATCAATAAGTTCGTTCGATAGCTGCTTATTCTTTCCGTAAAAACAAAGGCACATTAGGTTCTCTATATAGATTACTTATTTAATCGATTTCGTCATTCCTAAAAAAGAAATCCGAGTATAAAATGAACGCagttatttttgtaaattcaacTGTACtatttcgattgaaaaattgccaCGTACAAATTCATCACTCAACAACTCGGCGAAAAatactaacaaaaaaaataaaaaatcgcgCAATAGCGAAGACAGCAATCTTTACATTCTTCATCTTTTCACTGGGATTTCCTCCGTCTCGCGTACTATAAAAAATATCACCGAATCACGAAGCTcgcaaaatctaaaaattctaaTCTTacaatattaattttatttccgttcgagtttaaaatatgtacttctgtACGAACGGGATAATAAGCTCAAAAAATCAGCAATAAGCTCTTACTCAATCACTACACTCGTCTCGTAATGCAAATTGGCTCGTTTAAATACGAAAGCTCACCAAAAGGACGGTATCGTGTTGCGAATCCAATAGCCTAAAAACACGAAATTAACACGGCGGCGTATTATTATAGCAATATCTTCgccaatttcacaaattttcaatagaaaaaccCCTCTAAACTGgcattaaaatacaaaatttatataGTAAATTCGCAAGCAAGAGCAACAGCGAGGGCGAGCTCAAGCGTAACAGAAGCCAGCTGTTTAATCGTAAGTATGTACTATATAAACCCTTATGATACGAATATCGCCTACATAATAAACCTAACCTAAGAGACAAACTTAATTGAAAATGATATAGATTATGTTCGTAAATACACAATTTGTTTCCGCCGCCTAATAAAAACACACAGCGTCTCTGAGAACATTGTACTTTCAATTAGCACCACgttcaggtaaaaaaaaaaaaaaaacataacgtTCACGAGATCaggaattgaaatgaaacagaaagagagagaaagaaaaaaaacacataaaaaggAATACGCGATCTTCCGATATGATAAAAGATCACGTAAAGATGTACGTACACTCACATACACACACAATTACACGCACACATCCAcgtaaaaatatacctatacataatgtagtatgTACCACCTTCgattactcgtaaaaaaaaaggagaaaaaaaatccaagcttaataataataaaatggtAATTTGAGAAACTGTACTCGCTACGTTAAGCTTATACACAAATCAgcagtaaaataaataaatcaaaagagTAATATGTATATAAAACTTGTCGTTCGTCTCGTTGCCGCCTAAAATTTGTATAGTTATCTGATGGTGGTTTTTTCCACGTATGtttgtttttatattatttaagGATTGTTTCACTCAGTTTCACGATACAGACGATATCGGATTAGTTGGCGCTCCCATCTGAGTCAGTACTTTATCTAACCACGTTAAAGCTCCGTGTAGATGGATCTCAATCCAGCACGGCGTCGAAGTCACGTCTTGCCGGTGATATTCGGCTCCCCAGCCTTTGACGAATGATAATCTGAAAACAGCGTCGAACGAACGGATATAAAATGACTGAATTTAACGATAAAACTATTTTTCAACGAGgtatgcattaaaaaaaaaaattccggacttttccaatttttcaaagtttttaatatCAACTACATACATTGAAATAGAAGGGAAGGAAAGGGAGAGGTCAATTTAGCGGAGATCAGACTCGATTATTCGAGccagaatttttttgggggtcaaaatgtttttatttttaaagaaaatttggaaaatacaagaaatgaggaatttttgacaatattgtaTAAAAGTAAGAGGCACTTGGAGAGAAAATGAAGCCCATTTCAGaaatcttgtcaaaaaaaataacttttttggcTGGcacagaaaacagaattttttgcagtCAAGGTAGAAAACAGTACCTTTTGTGgcattttagacaaaaaatgtttcttgataattatggaaaaagtaaaactttttggtcaaaaattacaattctctgacaattttgacaaaaacggagacattttttcgacatttttggcaaaaaacagaacttcttAGGCAGCTAAAGCGAATATCAGTACTTTTGGAGCAATGaagcaaaaaattagaaatttttagaaattttgaaaaaaatgaagactttttggcagttttgacaaTAAACCAGCAAAGATTGTGTCGGAAATTCTGAAATATAAGAAAACTTTATTagcaaataaagaaaaaattggcatttttctgaatgttttggtaaaaaacgattttttttttaccaaaaaaaaacgagtatttttcgacttcgtaatttttggatgttttgggtaagaaacgaaactttttggcaattttagtaaaaaaaaaaaaaggaacaggacttcttgacaatttcggcaaaaattagGCAGCacttttttatattattttggcaaaactcTGGACTTTTTTCACCaatctacattttaaaaaacacaattttttgactTATACGTACAGAAAAAACGACTTTTCACTGCAGTTTTCGTAGATCGAAAGCAGGACATGgcatttcaaacaaaaaacgGACTTTTTGgcactttggcaaaaaaaaacagcacctTAAAGGCAACTGTGGCTAAAAGCAGGTCTTCTATCcgccaaatttgggaaaaaacaattgacttttttttttttttttttttagaaaattgagttttggcACAAAGTAGGACTTGTTAGGCGTCAGGAATTTCGTagccattttgataaaaattagcacttttcaacaattacagaagaaatgtgaatttttgacataagAATAGTTTAGTTTtgcttgacaattttggaataattattattaacaTTTTTGGATgcttcggtaaaaaaaaaaaacacaatacaAAAGTAGGGAAAACAGGATAAGCAGAACTGTCAGAGGTGGTCACCCTGTTCCAATTATAAACGTAACTACAGTTTGatgaattgttaaaaatccaacacagcaagattttcaatttagtaattcaaaaatcatacaAGCAATGAAAACTTGGGCCTGAGCTGAGCTTTAATCTCTTTAAAATAATTATCTGATCTTCTATTTTTGTATTATGCTTCCgtttctcgttgaaaaaaaaataaataaaaaaaactgaacgtGAAAATAAAAGAGAATGTGTTGACTCTTCGAAAACGAACACTTTATTCCAAGAACTGATTATTCATAGAAGTCATCCACTCGAATAATTTAGATGACTCAgtcatgttttgtttttctttaaaaggAACTCGTAATTGATTGGAGCGATAATATAGAATTATCGACACGCGAGAATAAGATGGTTTACAGCATTAGCATTCTCATTCAGAAACAAATTAGTAAATGTTCAATCACAAAACATCTTAAAATCATCTGAAGACCACGAAAACCCAATTTCAagacaaaaataaatgaaaatcgaaTACGATTATCGACGAGGCAGTCACCAATTCAAAGATTGCAAAATTAAACGATTTGTCAAACCCTTACCTAATGGTACACATTTTGGTCAGCTCGTACACAGCTTCAAAACCTTCATTGGCAGATTGCATCAACAAATCGGCAAACTCCTTGTTGTTGAAAATCTTCAACGAACAGCCAGCTGGTATTTTGCATACCGTAGACGGATGGAAACCATGGTGATAATTACAGTTTCTCGATTGTACAAATATTGCCGAATCTGATAAGCATTCCGCGAATACTTCTCCTCCTACGTAATAAAGTTGTACTCCTGTGTAAAAAAACcatttaaatattaatttcgTGCTGATTTCTAATATTTCGAATATCGAAACGCAAATGAAATACCTTTTCCTATATGCCTTCTAGTATTCTCTATGGTGGAATTACGATTGACGTTAGACAATTGACCAAGGCAGAAACGATTTAGATTGTGACTAGTTGGATTTGTGAAACCATCTACGATTATCATTGGAGATTGACAATGAAATACTTCACCGACGCGACAGTTGAGTTCGTAATAAGCGATACTGGCCCAATATTGTTGCTCCTAGGTAAACGaaacataattattattcataGAACAACATCTAAAATCACGAatacaataatgaaaaaaaaaagggaaatgtAGTCTGAATTCGATGCAGATATATGCGATAGCAAAATCTAAATTCGAACTCGAGACGTTACTTTAGCGCTGAATTAGACTCCGCATTAACTCATGTAATCGCATTATGGGAGAAAACCGTCAGCGCAATGGTAATGCATCAAAAATGAACTACTCACTTGATATGGGATCGAACATACATCCGCCATCGGCGACTCGATCGATGTTGAATCACTTTGCGTCGACGTAACACCATCTTTTTCCTCGCTAGGAGAATAAGCTGGCGGAGGAGTTTCTGTAAAATGATTTTACAATTAGATATAAACACAACGTCGAGCAATTAAGCAATAATTAGCACAGCGAAGCGAGATAAAAAGCGGCAAATGATATATCAGCAGGGATGGACAGTAAATTGTAATCCATAGTACAAATACAAAATCCGTGATACTGCTGTCTGCTCGTACTGTGTTGGTTAAAACGTAAAAGGTGTTAGTTCTTAGTATTATTATAATACTGTTAAAATGAGACGACCATCCCTGCTTACCAGGCAAGCAATTCACTTGATAGGGACTGTGCGCAACGCTCGAGCTAGCCGGACTATGCGGAGAATTTGGAGAAGTATGAGTAAATCCATTACTAGAAAAGGATACGTTCGCAGGACAAGAAGTATCGCCTAGAGTAGGCTGTTGCGAATACTGCAACATGGCGTGACTTGGCGCGAATTCGCTATGACGCGGTACTAAAACAGGCGGTAACACTGAAATACACATACATATGTATCGAATTAATAACAACGAACGAGTGTTTGCATCCAAAACACACACTGAAAAAGAACCCTAACCTGGACTTTCGACTCTTCGGTAATGATACGGATTGATACACACTTCTTTCTGCTTCGCCGAAAACGGATATTGACAATTTTCCATAGGCTTGAGCTCATGATGCGATTGCAAATCAGGCCATCTCCAAACTCGACAATATATAACATGAGGTAAACCTTTACGATGAGATACCTAAAGCAGAGATACAAATGTTTGAAATATAGGCCTCCCATCGAGAACTGATTAATCAACTCGTATCGATATTTACTTGTAATCTTCCATCCAAACTACGAGGAATCGTGACACATTTGCTAGGCTGTCCTGGAAAACTCAACGCTCTGACTAATTCTTCGTATCcgcttttattctttttcagctttttcacCAACGATTCTACAGCTTTCTCAGcccatttttcttcttcgtctcCTTGTTTCCATCCTAATAGTTTTTTCACAGCTGGACTCGTGAATGAGAACAAACTGTTCAAAGTGGACATAGGTCCGGAATTACTCGATTCTACATCATCTGTTTCCATTCTGTTCGCTTGATACTCTGTAACACAGTAAATTTTGAAGGTTACCGAAAACACGCCATAGTAGAAATCGTAAATTGTGATTAGGAAACACCAAACGGATAAAAACA
The sequence above is a segment of the Planococcus citri chromosome 3, ihPlaCitr1.1, whole genome shotgun sequence genome. Coding sequences within it:
- the LOC135839092 gene encoding uncharacterized protein LOC135839092; the encoded protein is MCYEKLYIPTYSLCYISCLDWFLNMIESAPKSMLDVFMNSSDDEEDDHDQIYHLRKSMLVVCMLVMMMMAILITLPHIDDFIYEMLVGEYEDESDDENEHRQPQH
- the Mad gene encoding protein mothers against dpp isoform X3; the protein is METDDVESSNSGPMSTLNSLFSFTSPAVKKLLGWKQGDEEEKWAEKAVESLVKKLKKNKSGYEELVRALSFPGQPSKCVTIPRSLDGRLQVSHRKGLPHVIYCRVWRWPDLQSHHELKPMENCQYPFSAKQKEVCINPYHYRRVESPVLPPVLVPRHSEFAPSHAMLQYSQQPTLGDTSCPANVSFSSNGFTHTSPNSPHSPASSSVAHSPYQVNCLPETPPPAYSPSEEKDGVTSTQSDSTSIESPMADVCSIPYQEQQYWASIAYYELNCRVGEVFHCQSPMIIVDGFTNPTSHNLNRFCLGQLSNVNRNSTIENTRRHIGKGVQLYYVGGEVFAECLSDSAIFVQSRNCNYHHGFHPSTVCKIPAGCSLKIFNNKEFADLLMQSANEGFEAVYELTKMCTIRLSFVKGWGAEYHRQDVTSTPCWIEIHLHGALTWLDKVLTQMGAPTNPISSVS
- the Mad gene encoding protein mothers against dpp isoform X2; amino-acid sequence: MSIGDLIHNFFVTESFNNDNNNANNYYYGSRDYDRGQEDVSYSYSYPTNGQYQANRMETDDVESSNSGPMSTLNSLFSFTSPAVKKLLGWKQGDEEEKWAEKAVESLVKKLKKNKSGYEELVRALSFPGQPSKCVTIPRSLDGRLQVSHRKGLPHVIYCRVWRWPDLQSHHELKPMENCQYPFSAKQKEVCINPYHYRRVESPVLPPVLVPRHSEFAPSHAMLQYSQQPTLGDTSCPANVSFSKTPPPAYSPSEEKDGVTSTQSDSTSIESPMADVCSIPYQEQQYWASIAYYELNCRVGEVFHCQSPMIIVDGFTNPTSHNLNRFCLGQLSNVNRNSTIENTRRHIGKGVQLYYVGGEVFAECLSDSAIFVQSRNCNYHHGFHPSTVCKIPAGCSLKIFNNKEFADLLMQSANEGFEAVYELTKMCTIRLSFVKGWGAEYHRQDVTSTPCWIEIHLHGALTWLDKVLTQMGAPTNPISSVS
- the Mad gene encoding protein mothers against dpp isoform X1; translation: MSIGDLIHNFFVTESFNNDNNNANNYYYGSRDYDRGQEDVSYSYSYPTNGQYQANRMETDDVESSNSGPMSTLNSLFSFTSPAVKKLLGWKQGDEEEKWAEKAVESLVKKLKKNKSGYEELVRALSFPGQPSKCVTIPRSLDGRLQVSHRKGLPHVIYCRVWRWPDLQSHHELKPMENCQYPFSAKQKEVCINPYHYRRVESPVLPPVLVPRHSEFAPSHAMLQYSQQPTLGDTSCPANVSFSSNGFTHTSPNSPHSPASSSVAHSPYQVNCLPETPPPAYSPSEEKDGVTSTQSDSTSIESPMADVCSIPYQEQQYWASIAYYELNCRVGEVFHCQSPMIIVDGFTNPTSHNLNRFCLGQLSNVNRNSTIENTRRHIGKGVQLYYVGGEVFAECLSDSAIFVQSRNCNYHHGFHPSTVCKIPAGCSLKIFNNKEFADLLMQSANEGFEAVYELTKMCTIRLSFVKGWGAEYHRQDVTSTPCWIEIHLHGALTWLDKVLTQMGAPTNPISSVS